A single window of candidate division KSB1 bacterium DNA harbors:
- a CDS encoding T9SS type A sorting domain-containing protein: MRCRRQIFSIIVFACLTGASFVFAGDHAVVATATVDTFYVSPAGSNLTGTGAKSNPWRSLAFAMNKLASDSLHPKVIKLANGVYSASTTGEVFPIVLKSWISLIGSDNLNTVIDANRSERVLIGQNTATILIAQLTIRNGLTRADSSDDSRGGGLLLRNCRQIVITNCALRANEAKTLGGGVFLDGGSDISLENNFMEKNLAVDGGAIYCHRTKSAKFIANLIQYNTAQNSAGGIYIDRASPVVQRNRIRWNNANPAISKNSGGIIVRSGNPIIGGSLGTGNDIHNNLGGTFASQLQVIDNTTPVNARYNYWGDIPTSSLVLPAAFVDLSNYRNIAINIALGTSEFYVAPHGSDENNGAPTLPWRTLGYAFTQIFATGLDSLTIILHPGIYSASTTGEPFPIYPKSRIAIVGATSIQAVKNPAAATGAAAIISGENVSNHELIRLQNVNSVRLANLVFRNYKSAGKTSVIRARSSSDVIIENCIFEDNQSQRGAAITLIETKSAEIRHNVFRRNHSSDFGGAVALVQDASVFSGNLFVNNSASEGGGAVLCDSTSETRFSKNQFQNNTAGYGGALYVSRSNVRVFSNRFLSNLATLKGGAIALDGASQPLIGTRDSQANDIYLNTAMKSGSQIQRLEPGIKVDVRYNYWGQIPDSTALSPFGQFASENFRQVASRMPSDTKEIYVSPSGNDAATGTSRSQALRTVGEALQLIFGTEKKPLTLRLLPGKFAASTNGDMFPLVLENYLIWRGAGRDSTTLDAENGSRVFEGHNLVGSVISGLNIVGGNTSGHGGAILVKTATTAAAKKTAALTIENCLLQSNSAAHGGAVAAVRNYKTLIRNCVITNNRAQQNGGAVLALGDSVEIKDSVLSSNRATKDGGAAQIDSAAVVTLINNRLYKNIATYGGGVAVMNGIGRMWRNFIIDNWAHNGGGIYLSANAKATIGGSSSNGNDIYGNAGKELSSAPRGDRIEARFNYFGGKPGPIFIDNPAGFETSNFRYVTITAPEKNREFFISPKGHDDNSGASKNSPWKTVTAALRRFFTEPGDSVRLHLLNGIYSASTNGEQFPLRLPHRVSLIGQNPDSVVFDGENKTRLLDINFVIGVHVRNLSILNGNGTTPVIQPLSAGGVRVHRSALVYFDRVVFRGNKTNGDGGAMAADSSQQFFITNSRFLENQGRGGAIFFHRIGGEIRACEFRQNCSPGPGSAIYLHEASPQISGNIIVGNEAAGGEIGGAIFCGQNSLPVIGGAAGRGNDIYNNTGGGRGQILARQGNSPVINATHNYLSNSNITETLVSPLNGFDLNFSRKVSITNNSKPIITQISPAANEPLRASRFDTVRFGVTAYDPDNDFLTYSWMLNDGVSPVGFGANYNFYPFFAGPGEHRVRVVVSDQKDTVMVHWKVVVSTTNVNERTEWLPKTFALQQNFPNPLRSDAALTVLPYQIPKQTEVILAVYDVLGRRVRLLERSQKAGGFYSAIWDGLDESGLRVKSGLYLVRMQAGEFSALRKIVVTR; this comes from the coding sequence ATGCGTTGCCGTCGACAGATTTTTTCGATCATCGTCTTTGCCTGTTTGACCGGGGCAAGCTTTGTTTTTGCCGGCGATCATGCCGTCGTGGCAACAGCAACAGTTGATACATTTTATGTTTCGCCTGCCGGCAGCAATCTCACCGGCACCGGTGCCAAAAGCAATCCCTGGCGCAGCCTCGCTTTTGCAATGAACAAGCTGGCGTCAGATTCGCTTCATCCCAAAGTGATCAAACTTGCCAACGGCGTCTACAGCGCGAGCACAACGGGTGAAGTTTTTCCCATCGTTTTGAAAAGCTGGATTTCACTCATCGGCAGCGACAACCTCAACACCGTCATCGACGCCAATCGAAGCGAACGTGTGTTGATTGGACAGAATACCGCCACTATTTTAATAGCGCAATTGACCATTCGCAACGGCTTGACTCGGGCCGACAGCAGTGATGACAGCCGCGGCGGTGGTTTACTGCTGCGCAATTGCCGTCAAATTGTTATCACGAATTGTGCGCTGCGGGCAAACGAGGCGAAAACACTTGGCGGCGGTGTTTTCCTCGATGGCGGTTCCGACATCAGTTTGGAAAACAATTTCATGGAAAAAAATCTCGCGGTTGACGGCGGCGCGATTTATTGCCACCGCACCAAATCCGCCAAATTTATTGCTAATCTCATTCAATACAACACAGCCCAAAACAGCGCCGGCGGAATTTATATCGACCGTGCCTCGCCGGTCGTGCAGCGCAACCGCATTCGCTGGAATAATGCCAATCCCGCCATTTCAAAAAATAGCGGCGGCATCATCGTGCGTTCCGGCAATCCGATCATCGGTGGCAGCCTGGGCACCGGCAACGACATTCACAACAATCTCGGCGGCACTTTTGCTTCGCAATTGCAGGTCATCGATAACACCACGCCGGTGAATGCGCGCTACAATTATTGGGGCGACATTCCGACGAGCAGCCTGGTGTTGCCGGCGGCGTTCGTCGATCTGAGCAATTACCGCAACATTGCGATCAATATTGCGTTGGGCACCAGCGAATTTTATGTCGCGCCGCACGGCTCGGACGAGAACAACGGCGCGCCCACTTTGCCGTGGCGGACGCTCGGCTATGCCTTTACACAAATTTTTGCCACGGGCCTTGATTCCTTGACGATTATTCTGCATCCAGGAATTTACTCCGCTTCGACAACCGGCGAGCCATTTCCAATTTATCCCAAAAGCCGTATAGCAATAGTGGGCGCAACGTCGATACAAGCAGTGAAAAATCCGGCAGCGGCGACCGGCGCGGCAGCGATCATCAGCGGCGAGAATGTTTCGAATCACGAATTGATCCGCCTGCAAAATGTCAACAGCGTTCGTCTCGCCAATCTGGTTTTCAGAAATTATAAAAGCGCCGGCAAGACCAGCGTCATTCGCGCCCGTTCCAGCAGCGACGTGATCATTGAGAATTGCATCTTTGAGGATAATCAATCGCAACGCGGCGCGGCGATCACCCTGATCGAAACCAAGAGCGCTGAGATTCGCCACAACGTGTTTCGCCGCAATCACAGCAGCGATTTCGGCGGCGCCGTCGCGTTGGTGCAGGATGCTTCCGTTTTCAGCGGCAATCTTTTTGTCAACAACAGCGCCAGCGAGGGGGGCGGCGCCGTGCTTTGCGATTCCACCAGCGAGACGCGCTTTTCAAAAAATCAATTTCAAAACAACACAGCCGGATACGGCGGCGCGTTGTATGTTTCGCGGTCCAATGTGCGCGTTTTCAGCAATCGCTTTCTCTCAAACCTTGCGACGCTGAAAGGCGGCGCCATCGCTTTGGATGGCGCGTCGCAACCGCTCATCGGCACACGCGATTCACAGGCCAACGACATTTATTTGAACACCGCAATGAAAAGCGGTTCACAAATTCAACGCCTCGAGCCCGGCATCAAGGTTGATGTGCGCTACAATTACTGGGGACAAATCCCCGACTCAACGGCGCTTTCGCCGTTCGGGCAATTTGCTTCGGAAAATTTTCGTCAAGTCGCCTCGCGCATGCCGTCTGACACCAAAGAGATTTACGTTTCACCAAGCGGCAATGACGCGGCGACCGGAACTTCGCGAAGCCAGGCTTTGCGTACGGTTGGCGAAGCCCTGCAACTCATTTTTGGAACTGAAAAAAAGCCCCTGACTCTGCGTCTGCTGCCCGGCAAATTTGCGGCCTCAACGAATGGCGACATGTTTCCGCTGGTTTTGGAAAATTATCTCATTTGGCGCGGCGCCGGCCGTGACTCCACAACCCTCGATGCGGAAAATGGTTCACGAGTGTTCGAAGGGCACAATCTTGTCGGCAGCGTCATCTCAGGGTTAAATATCGTCGGTGGAAATACGTCGGGTCACGGCGGCGCGATTTTGGTTAAAACTGCAACAACCGCGGCGGCAAAGAAAACCGCTGCGCTAACGATTGAAAATTGTCTCTTGCAATCCAATTCAGCGGCACACGGCGGGGCTGTCGCCGCCGTGCGAAATTATAAAACCCTCATTCGTAATTGCGTGATCACCAACAATCGCGCTCAACAAAACGGCGGCGCGGTACTGGCGCTGGGCGATTCGGTGGAAATAAAAGATTCAGTGCTCTCATCAAACCGCGCCACCAAGGACGGCGGAGCGGCGCAGATCGACAGCGCCGCCGTCGTCACGTTGATCAATAATCGCCTTTACAAAAATATCGCAACATACGGCGGCGGCGTGGCGGTGATGAACGGCATCGGTCGAATGTGGCGTAATTTCATCATCGACAATTGGGCGCACAATGGTGGTGGCATCTACCTCAGCGCCAACGCCAAGGCGACCATCGGCGGATCGAGCAGCAACGGCAATGATATTTACGGCAATGCCGGAAAAGAATTGAGCAGCGCCCCGCGCGGCGATAGGATCGAGGCGCGTTTCAACTACTTTGGCGGCAAACCGGGGCCGATTTTCATCGACAATCCAGCCGGCTTCGAGACGTCAAATTTTCGTTACGTCACGATTACGGCGCCGGAAAAGAATCGCGAGTTTTTCATTTCGCCGAAAGGCCACGACGACAATTCCGGGGCGAGCAAAAATTCGCCGTGGAAAACCGTCACCGCGGCGCTGCGGCGTTTTTTCACCGAGCCGGGCGATTCGGTGCGGCTTCATCTGCTTAATGGAATATACTCAGCCAGCACCAACGGTGAACAGTTTCCACTCCGTCTGCCCCACCGCGTTTCATTGATCGGCCAAAATCCTGACAGCGTGGTTTTCGATGGCGAAAACAAAACACGGCTGTTGGATATCAATTTCGTCATCGGCGTTCACGTGAGAAATTTAAGCATCCTGAATGGCAATGGCACAACACCCGTGATTCAGCCATTGTCTGCCGGCGGCGTTCGTGTTCATCGCAGTGCTTTGGTCTATTTTGATCGAGTTGTTTTTCGCGGAAACAAAACGAACGGTGACGGCGGCGCCATGGCCGCGGATTCCAGCCAGCAGTTTTTCATCACGAACTCCCGCTTTTTAGAAAATCAAGGCCGGGGCGGCGCCATCTTTTTTCATCGTATCGGCGGCGAGATTCGCGCCTGCGAATTTCGCCAAAATTGTTCGCCCGGGCCCGGCTCAGCGATTTATTTACACGAGGCCTCGCCGCAAATCAGCGGCAACATCATCGTTGGCAATGAAGCTGCCGGCGGTGAAATCGGCGGCGCGATCTTTTGCGGCCAAAATTCGCTGCCGGTCATCGGCGGCGCCGCCGGACGGGGCAATGATATTTACAACAACACTGGCGGCGGCCGCGGCCAAATCCTGGCGCGTCAAGGAAATTCTCCGGTCATCAATGCGACGCACAACTATCTCAGTAATAGTAACATCACTGAAACTTTGGTTTCTCCTCTCAACGGTTTTGATCTCAATTTCAGTCGCAAAGTTTCCATCACGAACAACAGCAAACCGATTATCACGCAAATTTCGCCGGCCGCCAATGAGCCGCTGCGCGCCAGCCGGTTCGACACGGTGAGATTTGGCGTTACGGCCTACGATCCGGACAATGATTTTCTAACCTATTCGTGGATGCTGAACGACGGCGTCTCGCCGGTCGGGTTCGGCGCGAATTATAATTTTTATCCGTTTTTTGCCGGGCCGGGTGAACATCGCGTGCGCGTCGTGGTGAGCGATCAAAAAGATACGGTTATGGTGCACTGGAAGGTTGTCGTCTCAACCACGAACGTGAATGAGCGAACGGAATGGCTGCCCAAAACATTCGCGCTGCAACAAAACTTTCCCAATCCTCTGCGCAGCGACGCGGCCTTGACGGTATTACCCTATCAAATTCCAAAGCAGACGGAGGTGATTTTAGCCGTTTATGATGTGCTGGGGCGGCGCGTGCGGCTGTTGGAGCGGTCGCAGAAAGCCGGCGGATTTTATTCGGCCATCTGGGATGGACTTGACGAGTCCGGGCTGCGTGTTAAAAGCGGACTTTACTTGGTTCGCATGCAGGCGGGGGAATTCAGTGCGTTACGAAAAATTGTTGTGACGAGATAA
- a CDS encoding MFS transporter: MLARLILGLRNITPTQWRALIAAQAGWMLDAMDVLLYTFALTTIQKEFQFDSATAGSLASVTLLASAVGGILFGIIADYVGRTKALVATILIYSFCSAGTATAQNLWQLILWRSLLGIGMGGEWSSGAVLVSETWPAEHRGKAIGIMQSGWALGYILAAIVSAIVLPTLGWRALFVVGVLPALLTIWIRRRVPEPELWKAGQTVSRPLSSFLKEKLSEIFKPAFLRRTLVATLITSFVLFAYWGLFTWLPGFLSKPMTQGGAGMSIVKTSGWIIPVQIGAFFGYLSFGFIADRFGRKPAFIFYLIAAAILVPIYGQMARNDTVLMILGPFIGFFGSGYFSLFGAMLAELFPTKVRATGQGFAYNAGRAFSALAPFIIGGLADIHGIGSALALTSAFFLIGACMVLLLPETRGTVLE; this comes from the coding sequence ATGCTGGCAAGACTTATCTTGGGATTACGCAATATTACTCCAACCCAGTGGCGCGCGCTCATCGCCGCGCAAGCCGGCTGGATGCTCGACGCGATGGACGTGCTGCTCTACACCTTTGCGCTCACCACCATTCAAAAAGAATTTCAATTTGATTCAGCGACAGCGGGCAGCTTGGCGTCGGTGACATTGTTGGCTTCCGCCGTGGGTGGAATTCTATTCGGAATCATTGCCGATTACGTCGGCCGCACTAAAGCCCTGGTCGCCACCATTTTGATTTACTCGTTCTGCTCGGCGGGCACCGCGACCGCACAAAATTTATGGCAACTTATTTTGTGGCGCAGCCTGCTCGGGATCGGCATGGGCGGCGAATGGTCTTCCGGCGCGGTGTTAGTCTCCGAAACCTGGCCGGCCGAACATCGCGGCAAAGCCATCGGCATCATGCAATCCGGCTGGGCGCTCGGCTATATTCTGGCGGCCATCGTCTCGGCAATCGTGCTCCCAACTCTCGGCTGGCGCGCGCTTTTTGTTGTCGGCGTCCTCCCGGCCCTCCTTACGATTTGGATCCGCCGCCGCGTTCCCGAACCTGAACTTTGGAAAGCCGGGCAAACTGTTAGCCGCCCACTTTCTTCTTTTCTAAAGGAAAAACTCAGCGAAATTTTCAAACCGGCGTTCTTGCGCCGCACCCTGGTTGCAACGCTGATCACCAGTTTCGTTCTCTTCGCCTATTGGGGGCTCTTCACCTGGCTGCCGGGATTTTTATCCAAGCCCATGACGCAAGGCGGCGCCGGCATGAGCATCGTCAAAACCTCCGGCTGGATTATTCCGGTGCAAATCGGCGCGTTTTTCGGCTATCTCTCATTCGGCTTCATCGCCGATCGTTTTGGAAGAAAACCCGCGTTTATTTTTTATCTCATCGCCGCTGCGATTCTCGTGCCGATTTACGGCCAAATGGCGCGCAATGATACGGTGTTGATGATCTTGGGACCCTTCATCGGATTTTTCGGCTCCGGCTACTTCTCGCTGTTCGGCGCGATGTTGGCGGAACTTTTTCCCACCAAAGTTCGCGCGACCGGACAGGGTTTTGCCTACAACGCCGGCCGCGCTTTCAGCGCCCTGGCGCCGTTCATCATCGGCGGTCTCGCAGATATTCATGGCATCGGCAGTGCGTTGGCACTCACCTCGGCGTTTTTTTTAATTGGCGCTTGCATGGTTTTGCTGCTACCCGAAACGCGTGGAACAGTGCTTGAATAA
- a CDS encoding SWIM zinc finger family protein, producing MSYWDYFWFPRSVPKPVKDGIKTKSRGGSIGKTWWSKRWIEVLESFNMGARLGRGRSYARRGQVMAIDVQEGLVTAKVQGSRPKPYQIKIALKPLSPKDWHKVTEAMAEQAIFVAKLLAGEMPQNIEEAFEAAKVPLFPQSSRELETDCSCPDWANPCKHIAAVYYLLAEQFDDDPFLIFKLRGKSKEQLISELREKRAGAFEETTATEEAEIGLAASTIPLEECLGTFWEAGAELAAFSANPTLPEVEFAVLKRLGKSPFKVNNKNVSVLLERAYETVSRAALAKSIGEVG from the coding sequence ATGTCCTACTGGGATTATTTTTGGTTCCCGCGTTCCGTTCCCAAGCCGGTCAAAGACGGCATCAAAACCAAAAGCCGCGGCGGGAGCATTGGCAAAACCTGGTGGTCGAAACGGTGGATTGAGGTGTTGGAATCTTTTAATATGGGCGCGCGTCTCGGTCGTGGCCGCAGCTATGCCCGGCGCGGGCAGGTGATGGCGATCGATGTGCAAGAAGGCTTGGTCACCGCCAAAGTGCAGGGTTCGCGGCCCAAACCCTACCAAATCAAAATCGCGCTCAAGCCGCTCTCGCCAAAGGATTGGCATAAAGTGACGGAGGCCATGGCGGAGCAGGCGATTTTCGTGGCCAAGCTGCTGGCCGGAGAGATGCCGCAAAACATCGAAGAAGCTTTCGAAGCAGCCAAGGTTCCGCTGTTCCCACAATCATCCCGCGAGCTGGAGACGGATTGTTCCTGTCCGGATTGGGCGAATCCCTGCAAACATATCGCGGCGGTGTATTATCTTTTGGCGGAGCAATTCGACGACGACCCATTTTTGATTTTCAAATTGCGCGGCAAAAGCAAAGAGCAGCTTATCAGCGAGCTGCGTGAAAAGCGTGCCGGTGCTTTTGAGGAAACCACTGCGACTGAGGAAGCGGAAATTGGTCTCGCAGCTTCAACAATACCGCTGGAAGAATGCCTCGGAACCTTCTGGGAAGCTGGAGCAGAGTTGGCCGCTTTTTCAGCCAATCCGACATTGCCGGAAGTGGAATTTGCCGTGCTGAAAAGATTGGGAAAATCCCCGTTTAAGGTCAACAATAAAAATGTTTCTGTTTTATTGGAACGGGCTTATGAAACGGTCAGCCGTGCGGCGCTGGCTAAATCGATTGGTGAGGTCGGGTGA
- a CDS encoding type II toxin-antitoxin system Phd/YefM family antitoxin — protein MQARCEAFLDQSRKNREPIFLENKSDGFVVLRLDDYNSLIETLYLLQSNANVKWLKESIQQADSGQLIPLEQSNEKFGFDSQRA, from the coding sequence ATTCAAGCAAGATGCGAAGCTTTTTTGGATCAGTCTCGAAAAAATCGTGAACCGATTTTTCTCGAAAACAAATCAGATGGCTTCGTGGTTCTACGGCTCGATGATTACAATTCGCTCATTGAAACCCTTTACCTCCTGCAAAGCAATGCCAACGTCAAGTGGTTAAAAGAATCCATTCAGCAAGCCGACAGCGGACAGTTGATTCCGTTGGAGCAGAGCAATGAAAAATTTGGTTTTGACTCCCAACGCGCTTGA
- a CDS encoding HNH endonuclease, producing MRRKIPSSIQRAVRQRANFLCEYCHVSEIWQYVAFTMEHVIPISLGGDDSFENLALCCFACNRRKSGQIDGRDPQTNKIVRLFNPRIHKWHEHFAWAKDKLTIMGLTPIGRATVKTFELNRDRVITIRKADLEIGRHPPENDPII from the coding sequence GTGCGGCGTAAAATCCCCTCCTCCATTCAAAGAGCAGTCCGGCAAAGAGCGAATTTTCTGTGCGAATATTGCCACGTTTCTGAAATCTGGCAATATGTGGCGTTCACCATGGAGCACGTCATTCCAATCTCTTTGGGCGGAGATGATAGCTTTGAAAATTTGGCTCTTTGTTGCTTCGCATGCAATAGAAGAAAGTCCGGCCAAATTGACGGACGCGATCCGCAAACCAACAAGATCGTTCGTCTTTTCAATCCCAGAATTCACAAATGGCACGAGCATTTTGCCTGGGCAAAAGACAAACTGACCATCATGGGATTGACTCCGATTGGAAGAGCTACGGTCAAGACATTCGAGCTCAATCGCGATCGGGTCATCACTATTCGCAAAGCCGACCTTGAAATTGGTCGCCATCCCCCTGAAAATGATCCGATAATATAG
- a CDS encoding DUF5615 family PIN-like protein, giving the protein MKLKLDENLSRYLKPTLSAHHHEVMTAADEGLLSQPDPAVAAAAKSEGRMLFTLDVEFGDLRKYPPGSHPGIILFRPKTFGPLAVNRFVEDFVRNNRLEPLAGCVVIVEPTRIRVRHP; this is encoded by the coding sequence ATGAAATTGAAATTGGACGAGAATCTTTCCCGTTATCTCAAGCCGACTTTGAGTGCGCATCATCATGAGGTGATGACTGCGGCAGATGAGGGGCTGCTTTCACAACCCGATCCTGCGGTTGCTGCCGCTGCCAAAAGCGAAGGCAGAATGCTTTTTACCCTCGACGTCGAGTTCGGCGATTTGCGAAAATACCCACCTGGCAGCCACCCTGGAATTATTTTGTTTCGGCCAAAAACTTTTGGGCCTTTGGCTGTCAATCGATTTGTTGAAGACTTTGTGCGCAACAATCGCCTTGAGCCTTTGGCTGGATGTGTGGTCATAGTTGAGCCCACAAGAATCAGGGTTCGGCATCCATGA
- a CDS encoding DUF433 domain-containing protein, with amino-acid sequence MYQPDLLDRINIDPKICGGKPCIRGTRIDIAVILDGLAEGLTAEQLIDHYPQLTVDDIRAALAYAAELSRENIWKVAVAA; translated from the coding sequence ATGTATCAACCAGACTTGCTTGATCGTATCAACATCGATCCGAAAATTTGCGGGGGAAAGCCTTGCATTCGCGGCACTCGCATCGATATTGCCGTCATTCTCGACGGCTTGGCCGAGGGTCTGACCGCGGAACAGCTTATTGATCACTATCCGCAATTAACCGTTGATGACATTCGTGCGGCTTTGGCTTACGCTGCCGAGTTGTCTCGCGAGAATATCTGGAAAGTCGCCGTGGCCGCATGA